One segment of Macrotis lagotis isolate mMagLag1 chromosome 1, bilby.v1.9.chrom.fasta, whole genome shotgun sequence DNA contains the following:
- the LOC141497199 gene encoding carbohydrate sulfotransferase 4-like isoform X2 — MEPAWHVWMTLSSGSAGQLQMAVRDLVRSVFLCDMTVFDAYMAKGPRKQSSLFQWETSRALCSPPACLLFDREAIIPQDDCKTLCSKEPFNVVEEACKSYSHVVLKEVRFFNLKTLNPLLTDPSLNLHIIHLVRDPRAVFRSRENTEHELSRDNHIIMGNQWTKIKSEERPYYVMKAICQSQVEIYEAAQLLPTSLEDRYLLIRYEDLVKDPQTQTSKLYEFAGLSFLPQLQVWVHNITQGKGMGRSAFFTDSRNAQNISQAWRWSLPHDKVAQLQKICKDTMKMMGYLPVTSEKDQRNLSLDLLSTLKIP; from the coding sequence TTTGTGACATGACTGTCTTTGATGCTTACATGGCCAAGGGTCCAAGGAAACAGTCCAGTCTCTTCCAGTGGGAGACTAGTAGGGCTCTGTGTTCCCCACCTGCCTGCCTCCTCTTTGATAGGGAGGCCATCATCCCCCAGGATGATTGCAAGACCCTGTGCAGCAAGGAGCCCTTCAACGTGGTAGAAGAAGCCTGTAAATCCTACAGTCATGTGGTGCTCAAGGAAGTGCGCTTCTTCAACCTGAAGACTCTCAACCCACTGCTGACTGACCCTTCCCTCAACCTGCACATCATTCACCTTGTCCGGGACCCCCGGGCTGTGTTCCGCTCTCGGGAAAATACAGAACATGAGCTGAGTCGTGACAACCATATCATAATGGGGAACCAGTGGACTAAAATAAAGAGTGAGGAGCGGCCCTATTATGTGATGAAAGCTATCTGCCAAAGCCAAGTGGAGATCTATGAGGCTGCGCAGCTGCTGCCCACCTCGCTAGAAGACCGATACCTGCTAATACGCTATGAGGACTTAGTGAAGGACCCACAGACCCAAACCTCCAAACTATATGAATTTGCAGGATTATCCTTCCTGCCCCAGCTCCAAGTCTGGGTACATAATATCACACAGGGCAAGGGCATGGGAAGGTCTGCCTTCTTCACAGATTCCAGGAATGCCCAAAATATCTCCCAAGCCTGGCGTTGGTCCTTGCCTCATGACAAGGTAGCCCAATTACAGAAAATTTGTAAAGATACCATGAAGATGATGGGCTACCTTCCAGTAACATCTGAGAAAGACCAGAGAAATTTATCATTGGATCTTTTATCCACTCTTAAGATCCCCTAA